In the genome of Tripterygium wilfordii isolate XIE 37 chromosome 19, ASM1340144v1, whole genome shotgun sequence, one region contains:
- the LOC119985909 gene encoding small heat shock protein, chloroplastic → MATTTLSLSSPSALLSNKASRTWASKANNVPCSVAFPFRRSRLPVVRAQAGDDNKDTSVDVHVKQGNQGTAVERQPGRLVVDNSPFGLLDPMSPMRTMRQMLHTIDRLFDDTLTFSGRSRASPGGEVRAPWDIKDEEQEIKMRFDMPGLSKEDVKVSVEDDVLVIKGAHKKEGGRNEDSWSSSYSSYETRLRLPDNCEKDKVKAELKNGVLYISVPKTKVERKVIDVQIQ, encoded by the exons ATGGCTACAACAACGCTGTCATTGTCGTCCCCTTCAGCTCTTCTATCAAACAAGGCTAGTAGGACTTGGGCTAGTAAAGCCAATAATGTGCCATGCTCTGTGGCCTTCCCTTTCAGGCGGTCTCGGCTGCCGGTGGTGAGAGCTCAAGCCGGAGATGACAATAAAGACACTTCTGTGGATGTGCACGTCAAGCAAGGTAATCAAGGAACTGCTGTGGAGAGGCAGCCAGGGCGTTTGGTCGTGGACAACTCTCCCTTTG GCCTTCTAGACCCGATGTCTCCAATGAGGACAATGCGTCAAATGCTGCACACAATAGACCGTCTCTTCGATGACACTTTGACATTTTCTGGAAGGAGCAGAGCATCACCAGGAGGCGAAGTGCGGGCACCATGGGACATCAAGGATGAAGAGCAGGAGATCAAGATGCGATTCGACATGCCTGGACTTTCCAAGGAGGACGTGAAGGTGTCGGTGGAGGATGATGTGCTCGTAATCAAGGGAGCACACAAGAAAGAAGGAGGCAGAAATGAGGATTCATGGTCTAGTAGTTACAGCTCCTATGAGACACGCCTTAGGCTTCCGGATAACTGCGAGAAGGACAAGGTGAAAGCAGAGCTCAAGAATGGTGTCCTGTATATCTCTGTCCCCAAGACCAAAGTTGAACGCAAGGTCATTGATGTACAAATTCAGTGA
- the LOC119986021 gene encoding histone-lysine N-methyltransferase ATXR6 codes for MAVSRRTRAPKPSSRPPFEEEDTFDHDDTCCKECESGESPEEMLLCDKCDIGYHLFCLRPILVSVPKGSWFCPDCAKNKKPKSFPLVQTKIVDFFRIQRSLDSIPQPSQENQRKRKRGVRLVVTKKKRKLLPFNPCEDPNRRLQQMASLATALTASGADFSNELTYRPGMAPRSANHPALEKNGMQALPKDDLDTLNLCKNMMERGECPPLMVVFDPLEGFTVEADRFIKDLTIITEYVGDVDYLRNREHDYDGDSMMTLLTAANPLQSLVICPEKRSNIARFINGINNHTPEGKKKQNLKCVRYNVDGECRVLLIANRNIGTGERLYYDYNGYEHEYPTEHFV; via the exons ATGGCAGTGAGTCGCAGAACTCGAGCTCCCAAGCCTTCCTCACGCCCTCCATTTGAAGAAGAGGACACGTTCGATCACGATGATACGTGCTGCAAGGAATGCGAATCTGGGGAGTCTCCGGAGGAGATGCTTCTCTGCGACAAATGTGACATAGGGTATCACCTGTTTTGCCTTAGACCCATTCTCGTTTCCGTGCCAAAAGGATCTTGGTTTTGCCCTGATTGCGCAAAGAATAAGAAACCCAAGT CTTTCCCTCTTGTGCAAACAAAAATCGTTGATTTCTTTCGGATTCAAAGGTCCTTAGATTCCATTCCACAACCAAGTCAAG AGAACCAGAGAAAAAGAAAGCGGGGAGTTAGGTTGGTGGTAaccaagaagaagaggaaattgTTGCCATTCAATCCGTGTGAGGATCCTAACAGAAGGTTGCAACAAATGGCATCACTAGCAACTGCATTGACAGCGTCAGGAGCAGACTTCAGTAATGAGCTAACTTACAGACCTGGTATGGCACCGAGATCAGCGAATCATCCAGCTCTTGAGAAGAATGGAATGCAG GCTTTGCCAAAGGATGACTTAGACACCTTAAATTTGTGCAAAAACATGATGGAGAGAGGGGAATGTCCACCATTGATGGTTGTCTTTGATCCACTGGAAGG GTTTACAGTAGAGGCAGACAGATTTATCAAGGATTTGACAATAATAACGGAATATGTTGGAGATGTTGATTACTTGAGGAATCGCGAACATGACTATGATGGGGACAGCATGATGACGCTCCTTACAGCTGCTAATCCTTTGCAAAGCCTTGTTATTTGTCCTGAAAAGCGTAGTAACATTGCTCGGTTCATTAATGGCATCAACAATCACACTCC GGAAGGAAAGAAGAAGCAAAACCTAAAATGTGTGAGATACAATGTAGATGGGGAGTGCCGGGTGTTGCTGATTGCTAACAGAAATATAGGGACGGGGGAGAGATTATACTATGACTACAATGGATATGAACATGAATATCCGACTGAGCACTTTGTGTAA
- the LOC119985908 gene encoding polyadenylate-binding protein-interacting protein 12-like — MAVAENAGAKIGSSNQNLDNTVVSSDSNVPNDLENPRPKSDASVKSTKDSSLHTQNNDQNSNGNSHHLESTASVTASNGSTQKTQMENGHGSANQRANGVKGVDNGDGESFKDGMTDLVEILSKLNPMAQEFVPPSLANNHRYPDGTGFGYSNNFVVQTNTGGSNGLPNRRRRNYNSQGRRRMNARTSSAQREDVIRRTVYVSDIDQQVTEEHLASLFLNCGPVVDCRICGDPNSVLRFAFIEFTDEEGARAALTLSGTMLGYYPVRVLPSKTAIAPVNPTFLPRSEDEREMCSRTVYCANIDKKVTQADVKLFFESLCGEVHRLRLLGDYNHSTRIAFVEFVVAESAIAALNCSGSMLGSLPIRVSPSKTPVRPRAPPRIPMH; from the exons ATGGCGGTTGCTGAAAATGCCGGTGCCAAAATTGGGTCCTCGAATCAGAATTTGGACAACACTGTAGTATCATCGGACTCAAATGTACCAAACGATCTTGAAAACCCAAGACCCAAAAGCGATGCCTCGGTCAAGAGTACCAAAGACTCCAGCTTGCACACTCAAAACAATGATCAGAATTCCAATGGGAACTCGCATCACCTAGAGAGCACTGCCTCAGTGACAGCAAGTAATGGCAGCACCCAGAAGACCCAGATGGAGAACGGGCATGGGTCTGCAAATCAGAGGGCTAATGGTGTGAAGGGGGTGGATAATGGGGATGGCGAGAGTTTTAAGGACGGTATGACTGATTTGGTTGAAATTTTGTCAAAGTTGAATCCCATGGCTCAAGAATTCGTGCCCCCTTCGCTGGCAAACAATCATCGCTATCCGGATGGTACTGGCTTTGGATATTCTAACAATTTTGTTGTTCAGACTAATACTGGTGGCAGCAATGGCCTCCCTAATAGAAGG AGGAGGAATTACAATAGTCAAGGTAGGCGCAGGATGAATGCTAGAACAAGTAGTGCACAGCGGGAAGATGTAATCAGGAGAACCGTATATGTATCGGACATCGATCAACAG GTCACTGAAGAGCATCTTGCAAGTCTCTTCCTTAACTGTGGACCG GTCGTTGATTGTCGTATCTGTGGGGATCCTAATTCTGTTCTTCGCTTTGCCTTCATTGAGTTCACTGATGAAG AAGGTGCAAGGGCTGCCTTAACTTTGTCTGGGACCATGCTTGGATACTACCCAGTGAGAGTGCTGCCCTCCAAAACTGCGATTGCTCCTGTTAACCCAACATTTTTGCCAAGG TCTGAAGATGAACGTGAGATGTGCTCAAGAACCGTGTACTGTGCAAATATTGACAAGAAG GTGACACAAGCAGATGTCAAACTCTTTTTTGAATCACTTTGTGGAGAG GTTCATCGATTGAGGTTGCTTGGAGACTATAATCATTCAACTCGTATTGCTTTTGTTGAGTTCGTAGTG GCTGAAAGTGCAATTGCAGCCCTTAACTGCAGTGGTTCAATGCTGGGTTCATTGCCCATAAG GGTTAGCCCATCAAAGACTCCAGTGAGGCCTCGTGCTCCTCCTCGCATTCCGATGCACTGA
- the LOC119985613 gene encoding protein IQ-DOMAIN 14-like: protein MVRVQARVCEQRNRLSFEGSRKSSWSSIVKYVFLTAKKCSLHTDQGALGTGLIGMHGHSQTRDKLQAMLQKTKDLALKRERALAFAFSRQIWRPSRDTYASENELEEKPRWNGSRRNSYDQKEHIKTVKIDTFQPYSNQNAQKSQCQKQRPTSCSVASPVQRSHSNFPVNSPTISRIRSTQVHSTTPRCLKYQEKNINGDDQVSSSGDSSMRNYMVATASANARSRLESAPRQRSSTPEREKIMRRVRKRLHFPVPEEVNKSVHEQRLTPSSSCSNDNETRRSTFGE, encoded by the exons ATGGTGAGAGTTCAAGCTAGGGTATGTGAACAGCGCAACAGGCTTTCTTTTGAAGGGAGTAGAAAATCCAGTTGGAGTTCCATCGTAA AATATGTGTTCCTAACTGCTAAGAAATGTAGTCTACATACGGACCAAGGAGCTCTGGGGACTGGGTTGATTGGGATGCATGGCCACTCACAAACACGTGATAAGTTACAAGCCATGTTGCAGAAAACAAAGGATCTCGCTTTAAAACGCGAAAGAGCACTTGCTTTCGCATTTTCTCGGCAG ATATGGAGGCCTAGTAGAGACACATACGCAAGTGAGAATGAGCTAGAAGAAAAACCCAGATGGAATGGCTCCAGAAGAAATTCATATGATCAAAAAGAACACATCAAAACAGTTAAAATCGATACCTTTCAACCTTACTCAAACCAGAATGCACAGAAATCGCAATGCCAAAAACAGAGGCCGACCTCGTGCTCCGTTGCCTCCCCTGTCCAAAGAAGCCACAGCAACTTCCCAGTCAACTCTCCAACTATATCAAGAATAAGATCAACGCAAGTGCATTCAACCACTCCTCGTTGcctaaaatatcaagaaaagaaTATTAATGGAGATGATCAAGTAAGCAGCAGCGGTGACTCTTCTATGCGGAACTACATGGTGGCCACTGCATCTGCTAATGCTCGTTCGAGGTTAGAAAGTGCACCAAGGCAAAGGTCGTCCACCCCGGAGAGGGAGAAGATCATGAGAAGAGTGAGGAAACGCCTGCATTTTCCAGTTCCCGAGGAGGTCAACAAGAGCGTCCATGAACAGAGGTTGACTCCGTCATCCTCGTGTTCCAACGACAATGAGACTCGTCGTTCGACGTTCGGGGAATGA
- the LOC119985808 gene encoding uncharacterized protein LOC119985808, whose translation MGSLSEDEEWRFFDAQEDIASVSDANSEGTDTSIAVRSSSDLVSSSFVYDVWLQCPGSVKERRDKFFNWMERNLDPIAHGDSLGEFGFEREVDRLRESSGAVLRTFVFEDEFCSSRSSMSCWSSGDPESFIYRDENPHGGMAYNVEETGDAGKAIDSCQVGSETISEEYMPGSTSSFQRLSAKEFEHQNSVKTSKGVKNGWLKRLRSIACAVDKQREAEKLRPNENDDILGYRIQRAKVRQYGKRSKELSALYKGQDIQAHEGSILTMKFSPDGQYLASAGEDGIVRLWQVVEDDRRNELDIPEIDPSCIYFTVNRLSELKPLFMDKEKISKLRSLRRTSDSACVIFPPKVFRILEKPLHEFYGHCGDILDLSWSKNNYLLSCSVDKTVRLWQVGCDNCLGVFSHSNYVTCVQFNPVDDNYFMTGSIDGKVRIWAISDRQVIDWTDIRDIVTALCYRPDGQGGIVGSMTGNCRFYNMSDNHLQLDAQICLHNKKKSPCKRITGFQYFPQDSSKVMVGCTDSQVRILHGLNVIGKYKGHRSAGNQMSACFTSDGKHIVSASEDSNVYMWNCVDEEGAISQAKNVKSCERFSTNASVAIPWHGLKYGNSENGYHFSVSSDKSLEPLPFTSPACFSLSQEFFLESFPKGHATWPEEKLPAASRLPSSSGLHKSHYKFLKSSCQGTSSSHAWGLVIVTAGLDGRIRSFHNYGLPVAV comes from the exons ATGGGTAGCTTAAGTGAGGACGAAGAATGGCGATTTTTTGATGCCCAAGAAGATATTGCATCTGTTTCTGATGCAAATTCAGAAGGCACTGATACATCTATTGCAGTTCGTAGTTCCAGCGACCTAGTTTCAAGTAGTTTTGTATATGATGTATGGTTACAATGCCCAGGGAGTGTTAAGGAACGGCGGGATAAATTCTTCAATTGGATGGAAAGGAACCTAGATCCGATAGCCCATGGGGATTCGTTGGGGGAATTTGGTTTTGAAAGGGAAGTAGACAGGCTTAGGGAGAGCAGTGGGGCTGTGTTGAGAACATTCGTTTTTGAAGATGAGTTTTGTTCCAGTCGATCTTCCATGTCTTGTTGGTCTAGTGGTGATCCAGAGAGTTTTATCTATAGAGATGAGAATCCACATGGTGGAATGGCTTATAATGTGGAGGAAACAGGGGATGCTGGGAAGGCAATTGACAGTTGTCAGGTGGGTTCTGAGACAATTTCAGAGGAGTACATGCCTGGTTCAACTTCCTCATTTCAACGGCTCTCAGCGAAAGAATTTGAGCATCAGAATAGTGTCAAAACATCAAAGGGAGTTAAGAATGGCTGGTTGAAGAGATTACGTTCTATAGCATGTGCTGTGGATAAGCAACGGGAAGCTGAGAAATTAAGACCcaatgagaatgatgatattttgGGTTATCGAATACAGAGAGCTAAGGTTCGCCAATATGGGAAGCGATCCAAGGAACTATCTGCACTTTATAAGGGGCAAGATATCCAGGCTCATGAGGGTTCAATATTAACTATGAAATTCAGTCCTGATGGACAGTACCTTGCAAGTGCCGGTGAAGATGGGATTGTGAGATTGTGGCAAGTAGTGGAGGATGATAGGCGTAATGAACTTGACATTCCAGAAATAGACCCATCCTGCATATACTTCACTGTCAATCGCCTGTCTGAGCTGAAACCCCTCTTCATGGATAAGGAGAAGATTAGTAAGTTAAGGAGCCTGCGGAGAACATCAGACTCTGCCTGTGTCATTTTCCCGCCAAAAGTTTTCCGGATATTAGAGAAGCCATTACACGAATTTTATGGACATTGTGGTGACATCCTTGATCTCTCGTGGTCAAAGAATAAT TATCTGCTGTCATGTTCCGTGGATAAAACTGTTCGTCTATGGCAAGTGGGGTGTGACAACTGTCTTGGAGTTTTTTCGCATAGTAATTATG TAACCTGTGTTCAGTTTAACCCTGTGGATGATAATTACTTTATGACGGGCTCAATTGATGGAAAAGTACGGATTTGGGCAATTTCTGATCGTCAAGTTATTGATTGGACCGATATTAGAGATATCGTCACTGCACTATGTTATCGTCCAGATGGGCAG GGGGGAATTGTTGGCTCTATGACAGGAAATTGTCGCTTTTACAATATGTCAG ACAATCACTTGCAACTGGATGCTCAGATATGCTTGCACAATAAAAAGAAGTCACCCTGCAAAAGAATAACAGGCTTCCAG TATTTCCCTCAAGATTCAAGCAAAGTGATGGTTGGCTGTACTGATTCACAAGTCAGAATTCTCCATGGGCTTAATGTAATTGGAAAATACAAGG GCCATCGTAGTGCCGGAAACCAGATGTCTGCATGTTTCACTTCAGATGGGAAACATATTGTCTCTGCTTCTGAGGATTCTAATGTATATATGTGGAATTGCGTTGATGAAGAGGGCGCCATTTCTCAAGCAAAAAATGTTAAGTCTTGTGAGCGGTTCTCCACCAATGCATCCGTTGCAATACCTTGGCATGGCTTGAAATATGGAAACTCTGAGAATGGGTACCATTTTAGTGTCTCAAGCGATAAGTCATTGGAACCTCTGCCATTTACTTCACCTGCTTGTTTCTCTCTAAGCCAAGAGTTCTTCTTAGAATCTTTTCCCAAGGGACATGCGACTTGGCCTGAGGAGAAGCTTCCTGCAGCAAGCCGATTGCCTTCATCGTCAGGATTGCATAAATCACACTACAAGTTTCTTAAATCTTCATGCCAGGGAACATCTAGTTCTCATGCTTGGGGTTTGGTTATTGTGACTGCTGGATTGGATGGGCGAATTAGATCGTTTCACAATTATGGGTTACCGGTAGCTGTTTGA